In Pseudoalteromonas sp. MM1, a single window of DNA contains:
- a CDS encoding murein L,D-transpeptidase — protein MKGLISNALSTKIKHITLHATLAGCVSTILTGQALGSAELESVALANSSLTTYNSQQQLQNGDYYFDQNAAQLIARTEKAINWYTEIVNSGGFTPLYTNELLELGSTSKAVSQLAMRLYQERDLTRNVCDTVVCTFDKTIEHAVQQFQRRHGLKVDGRVGKRTLAKLNVPAKEKLAKLKLNFYRITNFAGASDSQYVYVNIPEYTLRYVKAGEVKLQNNVIVGKPSWETPAFSDEIEKFVVNPQWRIPTSIATKEIAPKVAKDPQYLAKNNIEVRKNSYLDSNTVNPSNIDWQAVKPYQFDHFLVKRAGDENPLGEVKYLFPNPEAIYVHDTPAKQRFNQVQRALSHGCIRVEEPFSLAREIIKHQGEEQTLKQVDKARDTDTTQTFYLNEPLPIHLVYWTAWVGEDMLVNFRDDIYQHDTKALLKNEEQSVIAALIK, from the coding sequence GTGAAGGGGTTAATTTCAAATGCATTGTCTACAAAGATAAAACACATAACGTTACACGCTACACTTGCAGGCTGCGTTAGCACCATACTAACAGGGCAAGCGCTCGGCAGTGCAGAACTTGAAAGTGTGGCGCTTGCCAATTCATCATTAACCACTTACAACTCGCAACAACAATTGCAAAACGGCGATTATTATTTTGATCAAAATGCAGCACAGTTAATAGCGCGCACCGAGAAAGCAATTAACTGGTACACAGAAATAGTTAACAGTGGCGGGTTTACCCCTTTATACACCAATGAGTTACTTGAACTAGGCAGCACCAGCAAAGCGGTGAGTCAGTTAGCGATGCGTTTGTATCAAGAGCGTGACTTAACCCGCAATGTTTGTGACACCGTAGTGTGCACATTTGATAAAACCATTGAGCATGCTGTGCAACAGTTTCAGCGTCGCCACGGTTTAAAGGTCGATGGGCGAGTAGGAAAGCGTACTTTAGCTAAGCTTAATGTACCCGCTAAGGAAAAGCTGGCTAAATTAAAGCTTAACTTTTACCGCATAACTAACTTCGCAGGCGCAAGTGATTCGCAGTATGTATATGTAAATATACCTGAGTACACATTACGCTATGTAAAAGCGGGCGAAGTAAAACTGCAAAATAACGTTATAGTGGGTAAGCCGAGTTGGGAAACCCCCGCCTTTAGTGACGAAATCGAAAAGTTTGTAGTAAACCCCCAGTGGCGCATACCAACCTCTATTGCAACCAAAGAAATAGCACCAAAGGTGGCAAAAGATCCTCAGTACCTTGCTAAAAATAATATTGAAGTTAGAAAAAACAGCTACCTAGATTCTAATACAGTTAACCCCAGTAATATTGATTGGCAGGCTGTTAAGCCTTATCAGTTTGATCACTTTTTAGTAAAACGTGCAGGGGATGAAAACCCACTTGGTGAAGTAAAGTATTTGTTTCCAAACCCTGAAGCCATTTATGTTCACGATACGCCAGCAAAGCAGCGGTTTAACCAAGTGCAGCGTGCGTTATCACATGGTTGTATAAGGGTTGAAGAGCCATTTTCATTGGCGCGTGAAATAATTAAGCACCAAGGTGAAGAGCAAACCCTTAAACAAGTGGATAAAGCTAGAGACACCGATACCACACAAACATTTTATTTAAATGAGCCCTTACCTATTCATTTGGTGTATTGGACTGCGTGGGTTGGTGAAGACATGCTCGTTAATTTTAGAGATGATATTTATCAACATGACACAAAAGCATTACTTAAAAACGAAGAACAGTCAGTTATTGCTGCATTGATAAAATAG
- a CDS encoding DNA topoisomerase IB produces the protein MKLIYVDDNLPGITRKRKNKTWLYFDPIGKQITDQKVIDRLNALAFPPAYKNVWFCPEENGHILATGIDSKGRKQYRYHENFRAQQEAKKYQACGVFGNKLPLLRARLENDLQGDELSVERTLAAVVRLMDLGALRVGNERNVKQNKSFGATTLRNRHAKLTGKNIQLRYRAKSGKEREVNITDRVLSHVIKDLQDLPGQHLFQYISDGERTNVTSSEINQYIQQIMGEDFSAKHFRTWRASVIAFKQLVKAKGALSLKSMLESVSEQLGNTPAIARKSYVHPDLIALCKEDEQTQTAWRESFSLPRKTKYLSRYERGFLAFLKD, from the coding sequence ATGAAACTAATCTACGTAGATGATAATTTACCCGGCATAACTCGTAAGCGTAAAAACAAGACATGGCTGTACTTTGACCCAATAGGAAAACAAATTACCGATCAAAAAGTGATTGATCGCTTAAATGCATTAGCGTTTCCGCCCGCCTATAAAAATGTGTGGTTTTGCCCTGAAGAAAATGGCCATATTTTAGCAACCGGGATTGATAGTAAAGGCCGTAAACAATACCGTTACCATGAAAATTTTAGAGCGCAACAAGAGGCGAAAAAATACCAAGCTTGTGGCGTGTTTGGAAATAAATTACCACTTTTACGTGCCCGTTTAGAAAACGATTTACAAGGGGATGAGCTCAGCGTAGAGCGCACATTAGCTGCGGTAGTTAGGCTTATGGATTTAGGTGCATTACGGGTAGGTAACGAGCGAAATGTAAAGCAAAACAAAAGTTTTGGCGCCACAACGCTGCGCAATCGCCATGCTAAGCTTACGGGTAAAAATATACAGCTACGGTATCGGGCTAAATCGGGCAAAGAACGCGAGGTAAACATTACCGACAGAGTGCTGAGCCATGTAATTAAAGACCTACAAGATTTACCCGGTCAGCACTTGTTTCAGTATATAAGCGATGGAGAGCGCACAAACGTAACCTCTAGTGAAATTAACCAGTATATTCAACAAATAATGGGTGAGGACTTTAGCGCTAAGCACTTTAGAACCTGGCGAGCCAGTGTTATTGCCTTTAAACAGCTTGTAAAAGCAAAAGGTGCACTTAGTTTAAAAAGTATGCTCGAGAGCGTGTCTGAGCAATTAGGTAACACGCCAGCTATTGCCCGTAAATCGTATGTTCACCCAGATTTAATTGCCTTGTGTAAAGAGGATGAACAAACCCAAACAGCGTGGCGAGAGTCATTCTCTCTACCGCGAAAAACAAAATACTTGAGTCGATATGAACGTGGCTTTTTAGCCTTTTTAAAAGACTAA
- the purU gene encoding formyltetrahydrofolate deformylase, protein MSYILTTQCDDDVGLIAKITGLCHAHNLNITRNNEFVDKDAKRFFMRTELTGEPQSDFLSQLRALLPEGAQLALHDDTKTKVVLLATKEAHCLGTVLLKQFEQALNIEVLAVIANYPDLEPLAKGFNAPFHVVSHVGLSRSEHDQQVGDLIASYNPDIIGLAKYMRILSPEFVGRFENKIINIHHSFLPAFIGAKPYHQAFERGVKIIGATAHFVNNELDEGPIILQDVTSVTHANTAEIMAKMGKDVEKTVFSKALQLASEHKLFINGNKTVVFS, encoded by the coding sequence ATGAGCTATATACTAACCACCCAATGTGACGATGATGTAGGCCTAATTGCCAAAATTACAGGGCTTTGTCACGCGCACAATTTAAATATTACACGTAATAACGAGTTTGTAGATAAAGACGCCAAGCGTTTTTTTATGCGCACTGAGCTAACGGGCGAGCCACAAAGTGACTTTTTATCGCAATTACGCGCATTATTACCAGAGGGTGCACAACTTGCTCTGCATGATGATACAAAAACTAAAGTGGTGCTACTTGCAACAAAAGAAGCGCATTGTTTAGGAACTGTATTACTAAAACAATTTGAGCAAGCTTTAAATATTGAAGTATTAGCTGTAATTGCCAATTACCCAGATTTAGAGCCGTTAGCAAAGGGCTTTAATGCACCTTTTCATGTTGTCTCGCACGTAGGTCTAAGCCGCAGCGAGCACGATCAACAAGTAGGTGATTTAATTGCCTCTTACAACCCAGATATAATTGGCTTAGCAAAATACATGCGCATACTAAGCCCTGAATTTGTGGGTCGTTTTGAGAACAAAATTATTAATATCCACCACTCGTTTTTGCCTGCCTTTATTGGCGCTAAACCGTATCACCAAGCATTTGAGCGCGGCGTAAAAATTATTGGTGCCACAGCTCACTTTGTAAATAATGAGCTAGATGAAGGCCCGATTATTTTACAAGATGTCACTAGCGTAACGCACGCTAACACCGCTGAAATAATGGCTAAAATGGGTAAAGACGTAGAAAAGACGGTATTTAGCAAAGCGCTTCAGCTTGCCTCTGAACACAAACTATTTATTAACGGTAATAAAACCGTGGTATTTAGCTAA
- a CDS encoding AbgT family transporter, translated as MTDSTHSPNNQPKDNNGLFNRFLATVEFLGNMLPHPITLFAIFAVSIVLISGIADWFGLSAIDPRPIGAAGRAPDGVIEVVSLLSAEGLQRIMAGLVTNFTGFAPLGTVLVALLGVSVAEHSGLLSAAMRGMVMGASKRLVTFMVVFAAIMSNTASELGYVVLIPLAAMIFHSLGRHPLAGLAAAFAGVSGGYSANLLLGTIDPLLAGITTPAAQMIDPTYEVGAEANWYFMMISVLLIAALGTLVTEKIVEPRLGKYNPDEASIDLSQNNIDTLTTLEKTGLKWAGVALLVVLSLFAWTIIPADGILRHPETGQVAGSPFLKGIVAIIFVTFSVPGFVYGRVVGSMKNDKDIINAMSKSMSSMGLYIVLVFFAAQFVAFFKWTNLGTILAINGAALLQALNLTGPEVFVLFILMCALVNLSLGSSSAQWAITAPIFVPMLMLIGYAPETIQAAYRIGDSVTNLITPMMSYFGLILAVAVKYKKDMGIGTLVATMLPYSIVFFIGWVILFYVWVFALGLPVGPESPIYYTP; from the coding sequence ATGACAGACTCCACACACTCACCTAATAATCAACCTAAAGACAATAACGGCTTATTTAATCGCTTTTTAGCAACCGTTGAGTTTTTAGGAAATATGCTTCCTCACCCCATTACTTTATTTGCAATATTTGCAGTTTCAATTGTGTTGATCAGCGGTATAGCTGATTGGTTTGGACTAAGTGCAATAGATCCAAGGCCTATTGGCGCAGCAGGGCGTGCGCCTGACGGCGTTATTGAAGTAGTTAGTTTGCTCAGCGCAGAGGGGCTGCAACGTATTATGGCAGGCTTGGTAACTAACTTTACCGGCTTTGCGCCTTTAGGCACGGTATTGGTGGCGCTATTAGGGGTAAGTGTAGCTGAGCACTCAGGGCTACTCTCTGCTGCCATGCGAGGTATGGTGATGGGCGCCTCAAAGCGTTTAGTTACCTTTATGGTGGTGTTTGCGGCTATTATGTCTAATACCGCATCTGAGCTTGGCTATGTGGTGTTAATTCCGCTTGCAGCGATGATATTTCATAGTTTGGGGCGCCACCCATTAGCCGGTTTAGCGGCTGCATTTGCTGGTGTGTCTGGTGGTTACAGTGCTAATTTACTTCTCGGTACGATAGATCCATTATTAGCCGGTATCACAACACCTGCAGCACAAATGATTGACCCAACTTACGAGGTTGGTGCCGAGGCAAACTGGTATTTCATGATGATATCAGTATTACTTATTGCCGCACTTGGCACACTTGTAACCGAAAAAATAGTAGAGCCACGTTTAGGTAAATACAACCCAGATGAAGCCAGTATAGACTTATCACAAAACAATATTGATACCCTTACCACACTTGAAAAAACCGGCCTAAAATGGGCGGGCGTTGCTTTATTAGTGGTGCTATCGTTATTTGCTTGGACGATTATTCCCGCCGACGGCATTTTACGCCACCCAGAAACAGGCCAAGTGGCAGGCTCGCCTTTTTTAAAAGGAATAGTCGCAATTATATTTGTTACTTTTAGTGTGCCAGGCTTTGTTTATGGGCGTGTTGTTGGCAGCATGAAAAACGACAAAGATATAATTAACGCAATGAGTAAAAGCATGAGCTCAATGGGCTTATATATCGTATTAGTATTTTTTGCAGCCCAGTTTGTGGCCTTTTTTAAATGGACTAATTTAGGCACTATTTTGGCAATTAATGGTGCAGCACTGTTACAAGCGTTAAACCTGACTGGCCCAGAAGTGTTTGTGCTGTTTATATTAATGTGTGCATTGGTGAACCTAAGTTTAGGCTCGTCATCGGCGCAGTGGGCAATTACAGCCCCTATTTTTGTGCCTATGCTTATGCTTATTGGTTACGCGCCAGAAACCATTCAAGCAGCTTATCGTATTGGTGACTCTGTGACTAACTTAATCACCCCGATGATGAGCTATTTTGGCTTAATTTTAGCGGTGGCAGTTAAATACAAAAAAGACATGGGCATAGGGACATTAGTAGCCACTATGCTGCCATACAGTATTGTATTTTTTATTGGCTGGGTTATTTTATTTTACGTATGGGTGTTTGCTTTAGGGCTGCCAGTAGGGCCTGAATCACCTATTTACTATACGCCTTAA
- a CDS encoding response regulator transcription factor has translation MSQFLIADDHPLFREALKGALSAKFDDLEVFESSDFDSTLQVLSEQEDLDILLLDLHMPGNGDLYGLIRIREDYPSLPIAVVSGSEDINIVSKVMGYGAMGFIPKSSSSDDIANAINQILEGDTWLPNELKNKVAEIEGEDREIAAQVASLTPQQYRVLQYLHEGLLNKQIAYELHISEATVKAHITAIFRKLGVYNRTQAVLIAAKLQLEPIEQV, from the coding sequence GCATTAAGTGCTAAGTTTGACGATTTAGAAGTATTTGAATCATCAGATTTTGACAGCACACTGCAAGTACTTAGCGAACAAGAAGATCTTGATATATTACTGCTAGATTTACACATGCCAGGTAATGGCGATTTATATGGCCTGATCCGCATTCGCGAAGACTACCCAAGTTTACCCATAGCGGTTGTCTCAGGGAGTGAAGACATCAATATAGTGTCTAAGGTGATGGGGTATGGCGCAATGGGTTTTATTCCTAAGTCATCATCTTCAGATGATATTGCAAATGCTATTAACCAAATACTTGAAGGCGATACGTGGCTTCCAAACGAGTTAAAAAATAAAGTAGCCGAAATAGAAGGAGAGGACAGAGAGATTGCCGCGCAGGTAGCATCGCTCACGCCGCAGCAATATCGTGTATTGCAATACCTGCATGAAGGGTTACTAAATAAACAAATAGCTTACGAATTACATATTTCTGAGGCAACAGTCAAAGCACACATTACCGCAATTTTTAGAAAGCTTGGTGTTTACAATCGTACTCAAGCCGTTCTTATTGCAGCTAAATTACAACTAGAACCAATAGAGCAAGTTTAA